In Pantoea sp. Aalb, a single genomic region encodes these proteins:
- the pmbA gene encoding metalloprotease PmbA — protein sequence MNILTQINEQRKLLESAAAQALELAKSSTDGAEVTITKTIGICVSTRYGEVENVEFNNDGALYITVYHKNCKGIASSTNLTPKAIKATVQAAIDIAYYTSADPYAAPADCELLAFESPDLDLYHPWEINVEHAINLAAHAEQVSLNADKRITNTEGGNFNSHVGIKVFGSNYGMLQSYCSSRHSLSSCVIAEQNGSMERDYAYTIGRSIDDLKSAEWVGKECAHRVLSRLLPRKLSTMKAPVLFTPEVSVDLFSHLINAISGTSVYLKSTFLLNSLGQSIFPSWLTIKENPHILKGLASKPFDSEGVRVQTSNIVNNGILQNWLMTSYSARKLGLQTTGHAGGIHNWYIPGQGYSFKDLLKQMNRGLVVTELMGQGVNYINGNYSRGAVGYWVENNEIQYPVSEITIASNLKDMWRNMITIGDDIETRSNIQCGSVLLPEMNIAGK from the coding sequence ATGAACATATTGACTCAGATTAACGAACAACGTAAATTATTAGAAAGTGCAGCTGCACAAGCTTTGGAGTTAGCAAAGTCTAGTACTGATGGCGCAGAAGTAACTATTACTAAAACTATAGGTATTTGTGTTAGTACTCGCTATGGTGAAGTTGAAAATGTTGAGTTTAATAATGATGGTGCACTTTATATTACTGTCTATCACAAAAATTGTAAAGGTATAGCATCTTCAACTAATTTAACTCCAAAAGCTATTAAAGCTACTGTACAAGCAGCAATCGATATTGCGTACTATACTTCAGCTGATCCTTATGCAGCACCAGCTGATTGTGAATTATTAGCGTTTGAATCTCCAGATCTTGATCTTTACCATCCTTGGGAAATTAACGTTGAACATGCTATAAACTTAGCAGCACATGCTGAACAAGTATCGTTAAATGCAGATAAACGAATTACTAATACTGAAGGCGGCAATTTTAATAGCCATGTAGGTATTAAAGTATTTGGAAGTAACTATGGTATGTTACAAAGTTACTGTTCTAGTCGGCATTCTCTTTCTAGTTGTGTTATTGCAGAGCAAAATGGTAGCATGGAACGTGATTATGCTTATACTATTGGTCGTTCCATTGATGATCTTAAGAGTGCTGAGTGGGTAGGTAAGGAATGTGCTCATCGTGTATTATCACGCTTATTACCTCGTAAACTTTCTACTATGAAAGCACCGGTACTTTTTACTCCAGAAGTATCAGTTGATTTATTTAGTCATCTTATTAATGCTATTAGCGGAACTAGTGTATATCTTAAATCTACTTTTTTACTAAATTCTCTTGGTCAATCTATTTTTCCATCATGGTTAACCATTAAAGAAAATCCACATATATTAAAAGGTTTAGCTTCAAAACCATTTGATAGTGAAGGTGTACGTGTTCAAACAAGTAATATTGTTAATAATGGGATATTACAGAATTGGTTAATGACTAGTTATTCAGCACGTAAATTAGGTTTACAAACAACTGGTCATGCTGGTGGTATACATAATTGGTATATTCCTGGACAAGGGTATAGCTTTAAAGACCTACTAAAACAAATGAATCGTGGTCTTGTAGTAACAGAACTCATGGGACAAGGTGTTAATTATATTAATGGTAATTATTCGCGAGGTGCAGTAGGTTATTGGGTTGAAAACAATGAGATTCAATATCCTGTAAGCGAAATCACCATTGCCAGTAATTTAAAAGACATGTGGCGCAATATGATAACAATTGGTGATGATATTGAAACACGTAGTAATATCCAATGTGGTTCAGTTTTATTACCTGAAATGAACATTGCTGGTAAATAA
- the rpsF gene encoding 30S ribosomal protein S6: MRNYEIVFMVHPDQSEQVPAMIERYTTTISNLQGTIHRLEDWGRRQLAYPINKLHKAHYVLINIEASQRLIEELENSFRFNDAIIRNMIMRVKHPISDTSLMIKLKEERRERRDGFVNELSNDSDIENNVDD; the protein is encoded by the coding sequence ATGCGTAATTACGAAATTGTATTTATGGTTCATCCCGATCAGAGCGAACAGGTTCCAGCGATGATTGAGCGTTATACTACAACTATTAGTAATTTACAGGGTACAATTCATCGTTTAGAAGATTGGGGAAGACGTCAATTAGCTTATCCCATAAATAAACTACACAAAGCACACTATGTGCTTATAAATATAGAAGCTAGTCAACGCTTAATCGAAGAATTAGAGAATAGTTTTCGTTTTAACGATGCTATTATTAGAAATATGATTATGCGTGTTAAACATCCTATAAGTGATACTTCTCTAATGATTAAATTAAAAGAAGAACGTCGTGAACGTCGTGATGGTTTTGTTAATGAATTATCAAATGATTCTGATATTGAAAATAATGTTGATGATTAA
- a CDS encoding translocation/assembly module TamB domain-containing protein translates to MKLWKKSLIIISIFFMLLCSTIAFMIGTTTGLHLLFKGTNFLVPGLSIQNIHGSWKNLTLGSITYEIPGIKINVEHFHSKLKLNCLLHSLICVDNFVIKDIKIVINNKLITNKKLKKEDNIFNKVIWNAIFFKKSSITFNKITIQHVNIRNDDMIISFRNLAASVHLKDHTITLLPSYIENLLVILPKLTQGFNKKALDLKDSHENFNVQDIHKKLKFIFLKKIIPDYRNIELPINIILQKLLINHIKITNGFNLFIINLFFLKAQMINRNIQITTLFINSSYGNLIANGNINLINNWPIKFILTSKVHFLSFINEKIKLNLTGEIYDNLKIRMILLGPMCAQLDAVLQLSKVGLPLSLVISSSELHWPLSDSVQYQVYNFNYKLTGRVNDYIMSLRTIFKSNIIPLSNIVLNARGNFKQLRLDKLQLISSKSYINLTALVDWNTNINWYSNLNFSNIDLINHYPKWPTKLNGEILACGILDSPNWSFSILKFIVNGNIRNNLMHASGSFIGNSNYFWKIPSINVTFGLNSLIIKGELGNKLNLDINIDALKLNHTLPNLGGMIKSTIKIGGTFNSPQLLAKISANEFRWKKLKIHRLLLKSNLKSSNQITGKLQLYIEKLKQDTSQLNSLIFFANGNEQQHHITLNIKTPNISGLLLLHGQFNRKNRHWYGKIQKTRLNTLIGNWELMQSISIDYLNSIHTIIIKPHCWQNMKSQLCIPKPIKIGPKGYLHIVMNNFDLAMVKSLFNYSITINGMINGDTFIYWNPNSILPIVNLSLTGKNIKVSQDIQDNILLVICETFKINATLHNNNEFNLKWLISIVHNGQLKGNIQVIHDYKENKDYIAGLINVKNISLSMFNTIFNNISNIKGNVNSYLLLKGNLQHPQLFGELGLVNVKFKNKAIPINIIASNFKILFIGVNAIIKGSIKTKEGNIHLNGDANWNQLDNWYIRTTVQSNHMHIVIPSIINMDIFPYILVEINPFILSIKGTFDIPSAHIKIQKVPARVNGVSSDEVMLDKKLQSIKKPKNFIIPINLNLNVHLGNNIEFSAFGLNGKLHGNLKLIQDNTGFGLHGHINISSGRFQAYGQDLIVRKGELQFSGPLYNPYINLEAIRNPSITKNNVTSGLHVVGLINAPKIEVFSNPVMSKQEALSYLLHGKEFSRDSDINVLTSIFISIGIAKSEHIITEIGQRFGISSLVLNIGNSRQVQLNGYLLPNLQVKYDIGIFNSLSTFTIRYRLMPKFYLEIISGLNQAIDLIYQFEF, encoded by the coding sequence ATGAAGCTATGGAAAAAAAGTCTAATTATCATTAGTATTTTTTTCATGCTTTTGTGTAGTACCATCGCTTTTATGATAGGAACAACAACTGGTTTACATTTACTATTCAAAGGTACTAATTTTTTAGTTCCTGGATTATCTATCCAAAATATCCATGGTAGTTGGAAAAATCTAACATTGGGTTCTATTACCTATGAAATACCAGGAATTAAAATTAATGTAGAACATTTCCATTCTAAACTTAAACTTAATTGTTTATTACACTCATTAATTTGTGTTGACAATTTTGTCATAAAAGACATTAAAATAGTAATTAACAACAAACTAATTACTAATAAAAAATTAAAAAAAGAAGATAATATCTTTAATAAAGTTATCTGGAATGCCATTTTTTTTAAAAAATCTTCTATTACTTTTAATAAAATAACAATACAGCATGTAAATATAAGAAATGATGACATGATCATTTCATTTAGGAATTTAGCTGCTAGTGTTCATTTAAAAGATCATACGATAACATTATTACCATCTTATATCGAAAATTTACTAGTAATACTACCAAAATTAACTCAAGGGTTCAATAAGAAAGCATTAGATTTAAAAGACTCTCATGAAAATTTTAATGTACAAGATATCCATAAAAAACTGAAATTCATTTTTTTAAAAAAAATTATACCAGATTATCGTAATATTGAATTACCTATAAATATTATATTACAAAAATTATTAATTAATCATATAAAAATAACTAATGGCTTTAATTTATTTATTATTAATTTATTTTTTTTAAAAGCACAAATGATTAATAGGAATATACAAATTACAACTTTGTTTATTAATTCGTCATATGGCAATTTAATTGCTAATGGTAATATTAATTTAATTAATAATTGGCCAATAAAATTCATACTGACTAGTAAAGTACATTTTTTGTCTTTCATAAATGAAAAAATTAAATTAAATCTTACTGGAGAAATATATGATAATCTTAAAATAAGGATGATTTTATTAGGTCCAATGTGTGCTCAACTTGATGCAGTATTACAACTATCTAAGGTGGGATTACCTTTATCTTTAGTAATTAGTAGTTCAGAATTACACTGGCCGTTAAGTGATTCAGTACAATATCAAGTATATAATTTCAATTATAAATTAACCGGTAGAGTTAATGATTATATAATGTCATTACGTACTATATTTAAAAGTAATATAATACCATTATCTAATATAGTATTAAATGCTCGAGGTAATTTCAAACAATTAAGGCTTGATAAATTACAATTAATATCTTCGAAAAGTTATATTAATTTAACCGCTTTAGTGGATTGGAATACAAATATCAACTGGTATAGTAATTTAAATTTCTCTAATATAGATCTTATAAATCATTATCCAAAATGGCCTACAAAGCTTAATGGTGAAATTTTAGCTTGTGGGATCTTAGATAGTCCTAATTGGTCATTTAGTATTCTTAAGTTTATTGTAAATGGTAATATTAGAAATAATTTAATGCATGCTAGTGGTTCGTTTATAGGTAATAGTAATTATTTTTGGAAAATACCGAGTATTAATGTTACTTTTGGTCTTAATTCTTTAATTATAAAAGGTGAGTTAGGTAATAAATTAAATTTAGATATAAATATCGATGCTTTAAAACTTAATCATACTTTACCAAATTTAGGAGGTATGATTAAAAGTACTATAAAAATAGGTGGAACTTTCAATTCTCCTCAACTATTAGCTAAGATTAGTGCAAATGAATTTCGTTGGAAAAAATTAAAAATTCATCGTTTATTACTGAAAAGTAATCTAAAATCTAGTAATCAAATTACTGGAAAGTTACAATTATATATAGAAAAATTAAAACAAGATACAAGCCAATTAAATTCTTTAATATTTTTTGCTAATGGTAATGAGCAACAACATCATATCACTCTTAATATAAAAACTCCTAATATATCAGGTTTATTATTATTACATGGTCAATTTAATCGAAAAAATAGACATTGGTATGGAAAAATACAAAAAACACGACTTAATACTTTAATAGGTAACTGGGAGTTAATGCAATCAATATCAATCGACTATTTAAATAGCATTCACACTATTATAATTAAACCACATTGTTGGCAAAATATGAAATCTCAGCTATGTATTCCAAAACCTATTAAAATAGGTCCAAAAGGATATTTGCATATAGTGATGAATAACTTTGATCTTGCAATGGTAAAATCTTTATTTAATTATTCTATTACGATTAATGGAATGATAAATGGGGATACATTTATTTATTGGAATCCTAATAGTATATTACCAATAGTTAATCTTTCTTTAACGGGGAAAAATATAAAAGTTAGCCAAGACATTCAAGACAACATATTACTAGTGATATGTGAAACATTTAAGATAAATGCTACATTGCATAATAATAACGAATTTAATTTAAAATGGTTAATAAGTATAGTTCATAACGGTCAATTAAAAGGTAATATACAAGTAATTCATGATTACAAAGAAAACAAAGATTATATTGCAGGTTTAATTAATGTAAAGAATATCTCCTTAAGTATGTTTAATACTATATTCAATAATATTTCTAATATTAAAGGTAATGTAAATAGTTATTTACTTCTAAAAGGTAATTTGCAACATCCACAATTATTTGGTGAATTAGGATTGGTTAATGTAAAATTTAAAAATAAAGCGATACCAATTAATATTATAGCTTCTAACTTTAAAATACTTTTTATAGGTGTTAATGCTATAATTAAAGGATCTATAAAAACAAAAGAAGGTAATATCCATCTTAATGGCGATGCTAATTGGAATCAATTAGATAATTGGTATATACGTACTACTGTACAAAGCAATCATATGCACATAGTGATACCGTCTATTATAAATATGGATATATTTCCTTATATATTAGTTGAAATTAATCCATTTATTTTAAGTATAAAAGGTACGTTTGATATTCCTAGTGCACATATTAAAATTCAGAAAGTACCTGCAAGAGTTAATGGTGTATCTTCTGATGAAGTAATGCTGGATAAAAAGTTACAATCTATTAAAAAACCAAAAAATTTTATAATACCTATTAACTTAAATTTAAATGTTCATCTTGGGAATAATATAGAGTTTTCTGCGTTTGGATTAAATGGTAAATTACATGGTAATCTTAAACTAATACAAGATAATACTGGTTTTGGATTACATGGACACATTAATATTTCTTCTGGTCGTTTTCAAGCATATGGTCAAGATTTAATTGTCCGCAAAGGTGAATTACAATTTTCAGGACCACTATATAATCCTTATATTAATTTAGAAGCGATTCGTAATCCTAGTATTACTAAAAATAATGTGACCTCTGGATTGCATGTTGTTGGTTTAATTAATGCGCCTAAAATAGAAGTTTTTTCAAATCCAGTAATGTCCAAACAAGAAGCTCTCTCTTATTTATTACATGGTAAAGAATTCAGTAGAGATAGTGATATTAATGTACTAACTTCAATATTTATTAGTATAGGAATTGCAAAAAGTGAACATATTATCACTGAAATTGGACAAAGATTTGGTATTAGTAGTCTTGTACTAAATATTGGTAATAGTCGTCAAGTACAGCTAAATGGTTATTTATTACCGAATTTACAAGTAAAATATGATATTGGAATATTTAATTCACTGTCTACATTCACTATTCGTTATCGTCTTATGCCTAAATTTTATTTAGAAATTATATCAGGGCTTAATCAAGCAATAGATTTAATATATCAATTTGAATTTTGA
- the dolP gene encoding division/outer membrane stress-associated lipid-binding lipoprotein, giving the protein MQINTLKNIIILLLSILLQGCVTIIASNAAVATKSINDPRTISMQIKDNLLQRSITNTISQDHAIKNQAHIIVIVYNGKILLIGQAPTQKLVHRAIYRVMTIVKNTRKIYNGIRVNHQKISIPISLSDTLITTQICLYIFNSNQVKLSNIKVITENGEVFLLGLVTQQEAAAAANIASRVKNVRHVITVFTILK; this is encoded by the coding sequence ATGCAAATAAATACATTAAAAAATATTATCATTTTATTATTATCTATATTATTACAGGGGTGTGTTACCATAATTGCTAGCAACGCTGCTGTTGCTACTAAAAGTATTAACGATCCTCGTACAATTAGTATGCAGATAAAAGATAATCTATTACAACGCTCTATAACTAACACGATATCGCAGGATCATGCTATTAAAAATCAAGCTCACATTATAGTTATCGTATATAATGGAAAAATATTATTAATTGGTCAAGCTCCAACTCAAAAATTAGTTCATCGCGCCATATATCGTGTAATGACCATAGTAAAAAATACAAGAAAAATATATAATGGAATTCGTGTTAACCATCAAAAAATTAGTATACCTATTTCTTTATCGGATACTTTGATAACAACACAAATCTGTTTATATATATTCAATAGTAATCAAGTAAAATTATCTAATATTAAAGTTATTACTGAGAATGGAGAAGTTTTCTTATTAGGTTTAGTCACACAGCAAGAAGCAGCAGCAGCAGCAAATATTGCTAGTCGAGTAAAAAATGTAAGACATGTCATAACGGTATTTACTATTTTAAAATAG
- the ppa gene encoding inorganic diphosphatase encodes MYLSQEIPTGKNVPEDIYVIIEISANSNPIKYEIEKNSGALFVDRFIPSTMFYPCNYGYVNNTLSLDGDPIDVLVPSPYPLNLTSIILCRPIGILRMIDESGIDTKIIAVPHTTVSKQYDDIKDITDLSKLLRSQITYFFEHYKDLEKDKWIKIEGWDDVKAAKEEIISSIKRAQRIN; translated from the coding sequence ATGTATTTAAGCCAAGAAATACCTACAGGTAAAAATGTACCGGAAGATATTTATGTTATTATAGAAATTTCTGCTAATAGTAATCCAATAAAGTATGAAATAGAGAAAAATTCTGGTGCATTATTTGTAGATCGTTTTATTCCTAGTACCATGTTTTATCCATGTAATTATGGTTATGTAAATAATACGTTATCTCTAGATGGTGATCCAATTGATGTATTAGTCCCATCTCCTTATCCTCTTAATCTTACATCTATAATCCTTTGTCGTCCCATAGGAATATTAAGAATGATTGATGAATCGGGAATAGACACAAAAATAATTGCTGTACCTCATACAACAGTGAGCAAACAATATGATGATATTAAAGATATAACAGATCTTTCAAAATTACTCCGTTCTCAAATTACTTACTTTTTTGAACATTACAAAGATCTAGAAAAAGATAAGTGGATAAAAATTGAAGGATGGGATGATGTAAAAGCTGCAAAAGAAGAAATTATTTCATCTATTAAACGTGCACAAAGAATAAATTAA
- a CDS encoding DUF441 domain-containing protein, translating to MANYDSTIIIICLAVLSYFVHNNAVTISILILLTIQLTPLSQLLPYIEKHGIYIGIIILTISVMAPLASGSLTSSSLLKSFSNSQSILAIIIGIFVAWLGGRGIHFMTVQPSIIGGLLIGTAIGVAFCRGVPVGPLIAAGIVSLFFTTR from the coding sequence ATGGCTAATTATGATTCAACTATTATTATTATTTGCCTTGCCGTTCTTAGCTATTTTGTACATAATAACGCTGTTACTATTTCCATTTTAATTTTACTAACGATTCAGTTAACTCCATTATCTCAATTATTACCATATATTGAAAAACACGGTATCTACATAGGTATTATTATACTCACTATATCAGTAATGGCACCTCTAGCAAGTGGTTCTCTAACAAGTTCTTCTTTATTAAAATCTTTTTCTAATTCACAGTCAATTTTAGCAATTATTATCGGTATTTTTGTTGCTTGGCTAGGAGGGCGCGGCATTCATTTTATGACAGTGCAACCATCTATAATAGGTGGATTATTAATTGGTACAGCAATCGGTGTAGCTTTCTGCCGTGGTGTACCAGTTGGACCATTGATTGCTGCTGGTATCGTTTCTTTATTTTTTACGACAAGATAA
- a CDS encoding autotransporter assembly complex family protein — protein sequence MLQNYIYFLIILIFTPVEASKICLNIDGVNQNFKKNITSRLSTIIYNEEIINKGLHDNIFQIKLLKSIKEGLRAFGYYEPNINFKWFIVLSHNKIPILVIYINAGKPIKIINTNINLNGEAKKDLNYQSLIKSSKLKVGTQLNHEDYEKFKNELSNLALSNGYFDAKFQQTQLAVSIKRHEALWNIDYDSGLRYHLGDINFYGSPVDVIYLKNLIPYKKGDIYNSYILAELNRRLSATGWFKSVIINPEIRTASTNKILSLNAFLLPNVENLIKTGIGYSTDVGFRLKGTWEKPLIDNKGRNLTTNTYISPLEQQIDLRYKIPLLESPLEHYYTIASGIKYSNINELKSNSTILTISRNLEDSNWQKQISLHWSFDHFTQGELTTNNVMLIYPSISLKRIHSYGGLIPTWGDEQLYLVDISNPIWGSDVEFLIFQAQNIWIRTLGEKHRFLVRANFGWIETNNFNKIPPTLRFFAGGDHSIRGYKYKNVAQYDRNGHLIGASKLLTGSLEYQYNLKDKWWSAIFIDSGEAVNDLRDNHFKIGTGIGVRWLSPLGPIKFDIVLPIDNKEHCLQFYVGLGLEL from the coding sequence TTGCTACAAAATTATATATATTTTTTGATTATCCTAATATTTACACCGGTTGAAGCATCTAAAATATGTTTAAATATTGATGGAGTTAATCAAAATTTCAAAAAAAATATTACGTCGCGTTTATCTACTATTATTTATAATGAAGAAATAATAAATAAAGGATTACATGATAATATTTTTCAAATAAAACTATTAAAATCGATTAAAGAAGGATTACGTGCATTTGGATATTATGAACCTAATATTAATTTTAAATGGTTTATAGTTTTATCCCATAATAAAATACCTATTTTAGTTATTTATATTAATGCTGGTAAACCCATAAAGATAATTAATACTAATATTAATTTAAATGGAGAAGCAAAAAAAGATCTTAATTATCAATCATTAATAAAATCAAGTAAGCTTAAAGTTGGTACTCAACTTAATCATGAAGACTATGAAAAATTTAAAAATGAACTTTCTAATTTAGCACTAAGCAATGGTTATTTTGACGCTAAATTTCAGCAGACTCAATTGGCTGTTTCTATTAAACGACATGAAGCATTATGGAATATTGATTATGATAGTGGTTTACGTTATCACTTAGGTGATATAAATTTTTATGGTTCTCCAGTTGATGTAATTTATTTAAAAAATCTTATACCATATAAAAAAGGCGATATTTATAATTCATATATTTTAGCAGAATTAAATCGTCGTCTCTCTGCAACCGGTTGGTTTAAGTCAGTAATAATAAATCCGGAAATTCGTACAGCTAGTACCAATAAGATATTATCTTTAAATGCATTTTTATTACCGAACGTTGAAAATCTTATTAAGACCGGCATAGGTTATTCTACGGATGTAGGTTTTCGCCTTAAAGGTACGTGGGAAAAACCTTTGATAGATAATAAAGGTCGTAATTTAACTACCAATACCTATATTTCTCCACTAGAACAACAAATAGATTTAAGGTATAAAATTCCATTATTAGAAAGTCCTCTCGAACATTACTATACCATTGCTAGTGGTATAAAGTATAGTAATATTAATGAACTTAAATCAAATTCAACTATACTGACTATATCTCGTAATTTAGAAGATAGCAATTGGCAAAAGCAAATAAGTTTACATTGGAGTTTTGATCATTTTACTCAAGGAGAATTAACAACTAATAATGTTATGTTAATTTATCCAAGTATTAGTTTAAAAAGAATCCATTCATACGGTGGATTAATTCCTACTTGGGGAGATGAACAATTATATTTAGTGGATATATCTAATCCTATTTGGGGATCTGATGTCGAATTTCTGATTTTCCAGGCACAAAATATATGGATTCGTACATTAGGTGAAAAGCATCGATTTTTAGTACGCGCTAATTTTGGTTGGATTGAAACTAATAATTTTAATAAAATTCCACCAACTTTACGATTTTTTGCTGGTGGAGACCATAGTATTCGTGGATATAAATACAAAAATGTTGCTCAATATGATAGAAATGGACATTTAATAGGTGCTTCAAAATTACTAACAGGATCTTTAGAATATCAATATAACTTAAAAGATAAATGGTGGAGTGCTATTTTTATTGATTCTGGTGAAGCTGTTAATGATCTTCGAGATAATCATTTTAAAATAGGTACTGGTATTGGAGTTCGTTGGTTATCCCCTTTAGGACCAATTAAGTTTGATATTGTTCTACCTATTGATAATAAAGAACATTGTTTGCAGTTTTATGTAGGACTAGGGCTTGAGTTATGA
- the cysQ gene encoding 3'(2'),5'-bisphosphate nucleotidase CysQ, with protein MLNKICQIAIDAGKAIMQVYNDKEHIDVKYKLDESPITKADKVAHRVIVQKIQDLYPEVPIISEENPPSWHDRRNWEKYWLVDPLDGTKEFIKRNGEFTVNIALINKGKPILGVVYAPAFEVIYFAAEGKAWKQKGTNKIQIHAHLNSPPLVVVSRSHHTDIELKEYLHELGKHKIIIIGSSLKFCLIAEGKAQIYPRFGTTNIWDTGAGHAIAIAAGAHVYNWQGKNLDYSPRESFINDGFCVSLPSYKNY; from the coding sequence ATGTTAAATAAAATATGTCAGATAGCTATTGATGCTGGTAAAGCTATAATGCAAGTTTATAATGATAAAGAACATATAGATGTCAAATATAAATTAGATGAATCACCAATTACTAAAGCAGATAAAGTAGCACATAGAGTTATTGTGCAAAAAATTCAAGATTTATATCCAGAAGTACCTATAATTTCTGAAGAAAATCCACCTAGTTGGCATGATCGTCGAAATTGGGAAAAATATTGGTTAGTAGATCCTCTTGATGGTACTAAGGAATTTATTAAACGTAATGGTGAGTTTACCGTAAATATTGCTTTGATTAATAAAGGAAAACCAATATTAGGAGTAGTATATGCTCCAGCTTTTGAAGTCATATATTTTGCAGCTGAAGGTAAAGCGTGGAAGCAAAAAGGAACTAACAAAATACAGATTCATGCACATTTAAATTCTCCTCCACTAGTTGTAGTAAGCCGCTCACATCATACAGATATTGAATTAAAAGAATACTTACATGAATTAGGCAAACATAAAATAATTATAATTGGTTCATCATTGAAATTTTGCCTTATAGCGGAAGGAAAAGCACAAATATATCCGCGATTTGGAACTACTAATATTTGGGATACAGGAGCAGGACATGCAATAGCAATTGCTGCTGGTGCACATGTATATAATTGGCAAGGTAAAAATTTGGATTATTCACCGCGTGAATCGTTTATTAATGATGGATTTTGTGTTTCTTTACCTTCATATAAAAACTATTAA
- the rplI gene encoding 50S ribosomal protein L9, with the protein MQVILLDKIVKLGNIGDTVKVKAGYARNFLVPKGKAVPATKKNIIFFEERRAELEAKQFNIVRIANIRAEKIRSLGAINIKCKAGSEGKLFGSISARDIAKAVTAAGIDVSKNEVQLSHRVLRHIGEHEVEFHFHNEVFVKLIVNIIAE; encoded by the coding sequence ATGCAAGTTATTCTGCTTGATAAAATAGTTAAATTAGGTAATATCGGTGATACAGTTAAAGTAAAAGCTGGATATGCTCGTAATTTCTTAGTTCCAAAAGGTAAAGCTGTTCCTGCTACTAAAAAAAATATTATTTTTTTTGAAGAGCGTCGTGCTGAATTAGAAGCTAAACAATTTAATATTGTGAGAATTGCTAATATCCGTGCAGAAAAAATTAGATCATTAGGTGCTATCAATATTAAGTGTAAAGCAGGAAGTGAAGGTAAGTTATTTGGTTCCATTAGTGCACGTGATATTGCTAAAGCTGTCACTGCAGCAGGTATTGACGTTTCGAAAAACGAAGTTCAATTATCTCATAGAGTTTTGCGTCATATTGGAGAACATGAAGTTGAATTTCACTTTCATAATGAAGTATTTGTTAAGTTAATTGTAAATATTATTGCTGAATAA
- the rpsR gene encoding 30S ribosomal protein S18: MIRHFRRRKFCRFTSEGIKEIDYKDISTLKNYISESGKIVPSRITGTRAKYQRQLSRAIKISRYLSLLPYTDRHQ, translated from the coding sequence ATGATACGTCATTTCCGTCGTCGTAAGTTCTGTCGTTTTACCTCAGAAGGTATTAAAGAAATTGATTATAAAGATATATCAACACTTAAAAATTATATAAGTGAAAGTGGTAAAATTGTACCAAGTCGTATTACTGGTACTAGAGCAAAATATCAGCGACAATTAAGCCGTGCTATTAAAATTTCACGTTACTTGTCTTTGTTGCCTTATACCGACCGACACCAATAA